Proteins from one Panicum virgatum strain AP13 chromosome 7K, P.virgatum_v5, whole genome shotgun sequence genomic window:
- the LOC120642250 gene encoding uncharacterized protein LOC120642250, which translates to MAPDAGSSLPAVPFVAVLDAGGGGARAWSGNGGGAPSAAPAASVDVPALWSDEGRMKRELVAWARAVASMAVRESMHG; encoded by the coding sequence ATGGCTCCGGACGCGGGGTCGTCCCTGCCAGCGGTGCCCTTCGTCGCCGtcctggacgccggcggcggcggagcgagggCGTGGTccgggaacggcggcggcgctccgtcggcggcgccggccgcgtcgGTGGACGTGCCGGCGCTGTGGAGCGACGAGGGGCGGATGAAGCGGGAGCTGGTGGCGTGGGCCAGGGCCGTGGCGTCCATGGCCGTCAGGGAATCGATGCACGGTTAA
- the LOC120642251 gene encoding probable protein phosphatase 2C 41 translates to MARFCCFGAGFSEFTRQGSTASGKGKGRQGQVKVCYGYNLVRGKTNHPMEDYHVANFVEVKGSELGLFAIFDGHLGDTVPAYLQKNLFSNILNEEEFWTHPDRAITKAYEKTDQAILSHTPDLGQGGSTAVTAILVNGRKLWVANVGDSRAVLLKGGEPIQMSIDHDPNVERSVIENRGGFVSNMPGDVPRVCGQLAVSRAFGDRNLKSLLRSEPDIKVENIDHTAELLVLASDGLWKVMNNREVIDVAKRFKDPYAAAKQLTAEALKRDSKDDISCIVVRFKA, encoded by the exons ATGGCAAGATTTTGCTGCTTCGGTGCCGGTTTCTCAGAG TTCACAAGGCAAGGGTCAACGGCATCTGGTAAAGGGAAAGGCCGTCAGGGCCAAGTCAAGGTCTGCTATGGCTATAACCTTGTAAGAGGAAAGACAAATCATCCAATGGAGGACTACCATGTCGCCAATTTTGTTGAAGTAAAGGGAAGCGAGCTAGGCCTTTTTGCTATTTTTGATGGTCATCTAGGAGATACTGTTCCTGCGTACTTACAGAAGAATCTATTTTCAAATATTTTGAATGAA GAAGAATTTTGGACACATCCAGATAGGGCGATCACAAAAGCTTACGAAAAAACAGACCAAGCTATTCTGTCACATACTCCAGACTTGGGACAAGGCGGCTCCACTGCTGTAACTGCCATTCTTGTAAACGGCAGGAAGTTGTGGGTAGCTAATGTCGGGGATTCGAGAGCTGTTCTTTTGAAAGGTGGTGAACCCATACAGATGTCAATAGACCATGATCCGAATGTTGAGCGTAGTGTAATTGAAAATAGGGGCGGCTTTGTTTCAAACATGCCAG GAGATGTCCCCCGAGTATGTGGTCAGTTGGCTGTCTCCAGAGCTTTTGGAGACAGGAATCTAAAATCACTTCTGAGATCAGAGCCTGATATAAAAGTTGAAAACATCGATCACACCGCTGAGCTACTTGTCCTTGCAAGTGACGGTCTTTGGAAG GTGATGAACAATCGGGAAGTCATTGATGTGGCCAAAAGGTTCAAGGATCCATATGCAGCTGCAAAGCAATTAACCGCCGAAGCATTAAAAAGAGACAGTAAAGATGATATATCATGCATCGTCGTTCGGTTCAAGGCGTAA